A window of Aquibium oceanicum genomic DNA:
GGCGACGAAGCAGGCGATGAAACCGTAGCCTTCCAGGATCTCCGTCGCGCCGTAGCTCACGAGCACGCAGGCGAATGCGAGCACGCCCGAGCCGGTATTGGCCAGCACGTTGTTCCTCGGGATTGCGAAGAGGACGCGACCGAGCAGCCAGCCGGTGGCGACGCCCATCGCGCACCCGACGGCGATGCGGTAGAACACATCGAGCAGCAGCCAGTCGCCGAGGATGGCAGGGATGGAAAATCCGACCGAGCCGACGAGAAGCCCTAGATAGACGAAGGGGAAGGCGAGGCCGTCGTTCAGCCCGGCTTCCGTGGTGAGCGCGAAACGGATCGGATGTTCACCGCCTTCCGTCGGCGGCCCTACCTGCACGTCGCCGGCCAGCACCGGATCGGTCGGCGCGAGTACGGCACCGAGCAGGATGGCTCCGGCAAGCGTCATCCCGGCGAAATTGTAGCCCATGAAGGCAACGGCCGCGATGGTGATCGGCATGGCGATCACGAGCAGCCGCACGGTTGGCTGCCAGCGGCGGTAGCTCGACAGGTTGTCGATCCTGAGGCCTGTGCCGAACAGGGCCACGATGACTGCAAGTTCGCTCGTCAGCTCCCAGAAGCGCGGTGAGTCGCGCGGATCGAGCGCCTGGGGCATGCCCGGGACGAGCGAAAAAGCCGCCATGCCGAAGAGGATCAGAAGGCCCGAGGCCGCGGGCTCGCGGCCCGAAAAGAATCGCGGCAGCCACAACGCCAGGACGATGCCCAGCCCGATCGTGAGCATGGCTACGTGGTAGGTGTTGAAACCGAAGAAGGGCTCGTCCTGCATTTTGCCTCAAGGTAGGAGGCGCTAGCGCCCTGCTGGCCGATCAACACCCGATGCGACCGACGGTTCCCATCGCGCCGACGCACCCGCATTGCCGGCCACGACAGTGTGGGTCAGCCGCCAAAACCGAAGTACCAGACCGCGACGGGTACCGCCAGCAATACGATCAGCGAAAAGACCACGAGTGCGCCGTCGCGGGTGAGCAGACCGGCAGCGAAAAGCGCGATGACGGCGGAAGCGATCGAACCGGAGGTGGGGATGACCTCCATGAAGGGCATGAAGAGCGTCAGCCCCAGGATGAGGAGCAGCGGCAGGAACAGCCAGGGGCGATGCAGGAAGAAGGTCAATCGCGCCTTTAGGAAGCGCTCGACGAACGCGATCGGCTTGCGCAGCCAGGCGATGCCCTTGCAGAGCTTTTCCGTCGACATGCGGCGGCGGGTGATGAACGATGGCAGCCAGACGCTGTCGCGCCCGAAGATCATCTGGACGACCAGGATGAAGGTGATCCCCGCGACCACGGTGGTGATGCCGGGGATCGCGCTCGCCGGCGAAGTCGAGATCAGCGCGAAGACCAGCATCAGCGACGCAAAGGACTTGTGACCGAGTTCCTCGATGACTTCCTGTACCGTGATGCTGTCGTCGTGGGTGGACTTCTCGAGACGGTCGAGAACGTCGCTCAGCGCATGCGTACGCTCCTTCGGCATATTCACTCTCACTTCCGTTCGGCGGGAAACGCCGCAGCGTGAAGAGGCGTTCCCTCGGTGGGGCGGCTTTGTCGCCACTGGAAGCGGGACGGCAATCGCGCTCAGGCAGGGAAGTAGCTGGAGTCGATGGAAACCTCGCCCTCGGTGGTGACGCAGCTTCGTGCGACGAGGTCCTCCAGATGGGCGAGCAGCGACAGCCCCGCCGCGCCGTGCAGCCGCGGATCGGTGTCGCGGTAGATCGTGCGCACCATGTCCGGAATCGTCCGGTCGCCCGACCGGAGCCGGTCCATGATCGCGGCTTCGCGCATCTTGCGGTGGGCGCGCAGCGCGCGCACGAACTCGGCCGGCTTGTGCACGGGACCGCCATGTCCGGGGAAATAGATTTGGTCCTGCCGTTCGAGCAGTTTCGTCAGCGACGTCATGTAGTCCGACATCGATCCGTCCGGCGGGGCCACGATCGAGGTCGACCAGGCCATCACGTGATCGGCGGAAAACAGGATGCCCGTGCCCTCGAGCGAGAAGGCGCAATGGTTGGCCGCGTGGCCGGGCGTGTGCACGGCGCCGATCGTCCAGCCGTCACCCTCTACCGCCTCGCCGTCGGCAAGCGTCCGGTCGGGGCGGAATTCGGTGTCGGCGCTCGCATCGAGCGGATTGACCTCGCCAATCCTCAAAGGCCGCGCGGCGCGGTGCGGGCCTTCCGCGCAGACGATCGCCCCGGTCGCCTCCTTCAGCCGTGCAGTCAGCGGCGAATGATCCCGATGCGTATGGCTGACGAAGATGTGGCTGACGGGACGGTCGCCGATGGCGGCGATCAGCGCCTCGAAATGCGCGTCGTCTTCCGGCCCGGGGTCGATCACGGCGAGCGTGTCGGTGCCGACGAGATAGCTGTTGGTGCCGTGGAAGGTGAACGGACCCGGGTTGTTCACCGTCAGCCGGCGCACGTCGGGAGCGACCTCCACGGGTTCGCCGTAGGCGGGTTCGAAAGCCGTCACGAAATCGATGGCCATCTAGCGGAGGAAGAGATTGGGGAAGGCATGATGCATGGCGGTTGTCGGATAACACGGAACCTCATATAGGGGAACCAGCGGCCCGTCGGGTCCCGTTCAACACAATGGAGTCGTCCATGTCGGCAGCGATCGCAATGCGTCCCCTCGCCAGCCTCGCCATTCCGCAGAGCGGGGCCTCCCGCTTTGCCGTACAGGCACTGCTCGTGATCGGCGGGACTCTCCTGCTGACGCTTTCGGCCAAGACGAAGGTCGTGCTGGGCCCCGTCGACATGTCGCTGCAGACGCTTGCCGTGCTGCTCATCGCCACGGCTTTCGGCGCCCGGTTGGCCGTCGCTACCGTGATTCTCTACCTGGTCGAGGGCGCGATGGGCTTCCCCGTCTTCCAGAGCACGCCGGAAAAGGGCATCGGCCTCGCCTACATGATGGGCACCACCGGCGGCTACCTCGCCGGCTTCCTGGTCATGGCCGCCATCGCCGGATGGGCCGCGGACCGGGGTTTCGACCGCTCGCCGTTCAAGCTCTTCGGGGCGATGCTCGTCGCTGAAGCCGTGATGCTGTCGATGGGCTTCGCGTGGCTCGCCACCTTCATCGGCTTCGAAAAGGCCTGGTTCTTCGGCGTCCAGCCCTTCCTCGTGCCCGACCTGATCAAGGTCGCGCTCGCCGCCGCGATCGTGCCGGCGGTCTGGAGCCTCGTCCCGCGCAAGGGCTGACCGAAGACCCGCTCCTTCCGGTCCGGGCCGTTGCAGGCCTGGACCTTGCTGCTACGACCGGCCCGTTGAACGCGGGTCTGGCGCGTTCGCGCAATTCTCAGATCGCGTGGATTGGGCGGGAGAGAGCGAACGGCTGATAGACCTGGGGCAAACAAGATCTATCAGCCGGGTGAATTGCTCGCGAGCCTTCCACCGCGACGGTCAGTATCCGTTCTCCTTCCGCAACGCCACACATGTTTGGCGTGAGCGTCAGCTTTAAGTCTGCGGGGACGTCTGGACCCGCCTCATGCCGGCGTGACCGTCGCCGAGCCGTCCAGCACGTGCCAGGGATCGGCGGCCGCGGTTCCGGAGGCGCGCAGCGCGCGGTTGTCGGTCGTGTCCCAGACGATCAGACCTTTGAGCTTTCCGGTCGTGTTCACCGCGTGGGCCACGTTGGCGATGTTGGCGCCCGAATACTCCGAGCTCGCGCCGATGACGAAGCGCCGGCTGGCGTCGATCACCGTGTCGCGCGCGGCGCCCATCTGGAGGGCGCCGGTCTCGGCGACCGTAACGCGCACCGCCACCGTCGCCGTGCCGTCCGTGGTCATGAAGTCGATGCGGCCGGGCGTGCGTTCGGTGCCCGGCGTACCGGCGACGCTGACGTTGATGCGGGCGGCCTCGCCCTGGTTCCCGCTCGATGCGACGCCGGCGAACGAGAAGGTGGCGAGATCGTCGCCGGCCTGCACGACGGTGTTGTCGCCGACATTCGCGCCGCGGGACTTGGCGAAGAACAGGTACGGCGCGCCCACGTTGTTGGCGAAGCGCGCCAGCATCAGGGAGGCATCCGGGCCGGTCGAGAGGATCTGCATCTTCGGCGTCACGACGGTCAAACCGGTCCCGCCGGTGCGGGTGCCATAGGCGCTCGATCCGCCGATGAGGAAGTTTCCGGACGTACCGAAACGCGCCTGCTCGGTCGCGCCGGTGACGAAGGCGAGCATGTTGTCGCCACCGGCCAGGCCGCTGTCGCTGTCGCCGACCTTCAGCGCCGGCGAAGCGGCGGACCCGGCCGGCAGCCGCACCGCGCCGGTAGTCTTGTCGACGAGGATCGCCGTCGTCCAGGCCGATCCGTCGGCGGAGACCTTGAGCGTAAAATCGTCGTCGCCGATCAGGCCGAGTTCGGCGCGGCCGGAGAAGCCGGTCTGCATGAGCAGCGAATTAACGTCGCCCTCCGTCTCCTTGTTCATCGTGTAGCGCAGGTCGCCATCGCCGCCTTCGCCGGCGCTCCTGGCGGTCCACAATGCCTTGTTGAGCTTGGCCGAGAAAGGGTTGGTGGCATCGGCGGCGGTTCCGACACCGAGCAGCGAGAGGTTCTGGAACACGGTGAGGGCGGAGGTGAGCCCGGCCCAGGCCGACCCGGTCCAGTAGCAGAGCTGCGCCTCGTCGTTGACCCAGGCGACCCAGCCCGGCAGCGGCGTGAAGAACAGCCAGGCGTCGTCCCGGAAAACCGCGATCTTGTCCTCCTTGCCTGCCCAGTCGCCGGTCGCCGTGGCCGCGACGATGTAGCGGTCGCCCTCGCTCTCGCCGCCGGGCGGTGCCGTCAGGTCGCGGTCGATCACCGAGAGCTGGACCAGCGCGTCCAGCATGGCGATCGCCTCGTTGTGGGTGACGTGCTTCTGCGCCTGGGAAGGCATGATGTAGGGGAGGGCGAGATGGGTGCTGTTTTCCACGGGGGATGCTCCAAGCATTTTTCGTCCCCATGATGCTACGGGAGCGGGACGGCACGTGGATCAAATGGGCGCATTCTTTCGCGATCGACGACCCCAGCGGGACACACCGACCGCGCCCCCCCGAGGCGACAAGTCCCAAAAAACCGGGCGTTCACGGCGAGCGGGGGACGGGACCTGGCGTTCGGCGACGCTTCCTCCACCACGAGATGGCGCGGAATCTGTTCACGCCGTTTTCCCGCGCGGCTCGCGAAAAGCGGTGCGTCACGGCCAGTCGGCGAAGCTGGCTGGCGGGGCGAGTTCGCCCTGTCGCCGTGCCTCGCCGCGTTGGCGGCGGTAGGCGCCGGGCGATATGCCCATCATCCGGCGGAAAAAGTTCGAGAAATGCGCCGGGTCGTTGAAGCCCAGCGAGTGGCCCAGTTGCTGGATGGTCATGGCCGACCGGTCGAGCCGAAGTGCGGCCTCGTGCGCCAGCCGCTCGGAAACCAGCGCCTTGGGTGACTTGCCGATGCCGCTGGTGCACACGGCGTGCAGCCGGTCGGCCGAAATACCGAGTGCGGAAGCGTACTGGACGATGCTCCAGTGGCTGCGAAAGTTCATCTCGACGAGTTGCCGGAACCGCAGCAGGAGCCCGGCCTTCTCCCCGGTGCCGACCAGCGAGGTCTCGTGCGCCCCGGAGAGGCGCATCATGGTGACGAGCATGATGCGGAGCAAGGCCGCGAGCAGCAGCGGCGATCCCTCCTGCGGCTGCCGCAATTCGTTGAGAACGCCGTTGAAGCAGCGCGCGATTACCGAGGCCTGCTCGCCCTGCCCGGCGAGCGACAGCACGAAGTTGCGGTCGACGAGATAGCGCAGATCGACCGATTCGGCCTGGTCGCCGATCGCGTCTACCAGGAAGGCATTCGCCACGTGGCCGCGATAGCCGGTGCTTCCGGCTTCGACGCGCAGGC
This region includes:
- a CDS encoding cation:proton antiporter → MQDEPFFGFNTYHVAMLTIGLGIVLALWLPRFFSGREPAASGLLILFGMAAFSLVPGMPQALDPRDSPRFWELTSELAVIVALFGTGLRIDNLSSYRRWQPTVRLLVIAMPITIAAVAFMGYNFAGMTLAGAILLGAVLAPTDPVLAGDVQVGPPTEGGEHPIRFALTTEAGLNDGLAFPFVYLGLLVGSVGFSIPAILGDWLLLDVFYRIAVGCAMGVATGWLLGRVLFAIPRNNVLANTGSGVLAFACVLVSYGATEILEGYGFIACFVAGLTMRRIKAEHAFHGKLHSFNEAIELALTALLLVLVGGIFPELWSELDWRHAAIAIGLLLVVRPVGAWVSLLGTDTRTKERMVIAFYGVRGVGSIYYLGYAASHLEFVNEGQLWATIALTILLSTLIHGLTAAFVVEQVVQEEPEQPPET
- a CDS encoding exopolysaccharide biosynthesis protein — encoded protein: MPKERTHALSDVLDRLEKSTHDDSITVQEVIEELGHKSFASLMLVFALISTSPASAIPGITTVVAGITFILVVQMIFGRDSVWLPSFITRRRMSTEKLCKGIAWLRKPIAFVERFLKARLTFFLHRPWLFLPLLLILGLTLFMPFMEVIPTSGSIASAVIALFAAGLLTRDGALVVFSLIVLLAVPVAVWYFGFGG
- a CDS encoding MBL fold metallo-hydrolase, yielding MAIDFVTAFEPAYGEPVEVAPDVRRLTVNNPGPFTFHGTNSYLVGTDTLAVIDPGPEDDAHFEALIAAIGDRPVSHIFVSHTHRDHSPLTARLKEATGAIVCAEGPHRAARPLRIGEVNPLDASADTEFRPDRTLADGEAVEGDGWTIGAVHTPGHAANHCAFSLEGTGILFSADHVMAWSTSIVAPPDGSMSDYMTSLTKLLERQDQIYFPGHGGPVHKPAEFVRALRAHRKMREAAIMDRLRSGDRTIPDMVRTIYRDTDPRLHGAAGLSLLAHLEDLVARSCVTTEGEVSIDSSYFPA
- a CDS encoding biotin transporter BioY — translated: MSAAIAMRPLASLAIPQSGASRFAVQALLVIGGTLLLTLSAKTKVVLGPVDMSLQTLAVLLIATAFGARLAVATVILYLVEGAMGFPVFQSTPEKGIGLAYMMGTTGGYLAGFLVMAAIAGWAADRGFDRSPFKLFGAMLVAEAVMLSMGFAWLATFIGFEKAWFFGVQPFLVPDLIKVALAAAIVPAVWSLVPRKG
- a CDS encoding DUF2793 domain-containing protein, producing the protein MENSTHLALPYIMPSQAQKHVTHNEAIAMLDALVQLSVIDRDLTAPPGGESEGDRYIVAATATGDWAGKEDKIAVFRDDAWLFFTPLPGWVAWVNDEAQLCYWTGSAWAGLTSALTVFQNLSLLGVGTAADATNPFSAKLNKALWTARSAGEGGDGDLRYTMNKETEGDVNSLLMQTGFSGRAELGLIGDDDFTLKVSADGSAWTTAILVDKTTGAVRLPAGSAASPALKVGDSDSGLAGGDNMLAFVTGATEQARFGTSGNFLIGGSSAYGTRTGGTGLTVVTPKMQILSTGPDASLMLARFANNVGAPYLFFAKSRGANVGDNTVVQAGDDLATFSFAGVASSGNQGEAARINVSVAGTPGTERTPGRIDFMTTDGTATVAVRVTVAETGALQMGAARDTVIDASRRFVIGASSEYSGANIANVAHAVNTTGKLKGLIVWDTTDNRALRASGTAAADPWHVLDGSATVTPA
- a CDS encoding AraC family transcriptional regulator — its product is MKAERIESSLQRRFWSLNRLSDLAERQVVLLTDGSGEAEAGDDRLSIEAPALLWLGDQQPGRLRVEAGSTGYRGHVANAFLVDAIGDQAESVDLRYLVDRNFVLSLAGQGEQASVIARCFNGVLNELRQPQEGSPLLLAALLRIMLVTMMRLSGAHETSLVGTGEKAGLLLRFRQLVEMNFRSHWSIVQYASALGISADRLHAVCTSGIGKSPKALVSERLAHEAALRLDRSAMTIQQLGHSLGFNDPAHFSNFFRRMMGISPGAYRRQRGEARRQGELAPPASFADWP